The genomic stretch AAGGATTTAATAAAACCCGATTTTAGAAAATTAGGACGCATCTTTGGATGAAGACGAGTCAGCTTTTTAACCCGGGTGAATTCATCCAGTTTGCTACATACCATCTTATCTGAATCGCAGCACCCTGACATGCAACTGAATTGATAGATCATACGAGTTTGACTAGCGATCCTACATACACTACTCTACCTACTTAACACCGCCTatgagtcataataataataataataattttacttcattttcAATCAAATGAACTtaattcaaaatcactttcacTAATAAATAATGAATTACACTTTAAAAATATTATCTTGGAAGTATTTTATGAATAGATTGCTATACATAAGCATAAATATATGATTTATATTCAGAAATCTTACAAAATCTTACATCAACATCGGACCAATATACAATTACCAACTTTTTTTTTATCGTGCTCCTTGGCTCCAACACTTTACATGTTTAAGATCATCTACATCAAAAAATTCACATAAATCTTTAAATAGATctactaaattttttatattattttacgtttttcaattatttaaacaacttatttatattttttgtaatatCCGTAAGATTCATTAAAAACTCTAAAGCGAATATCATTAAACACCACATTTATACTCCTAATTTAATTTTTGTATGAGAACGATGAAAAGTTGAAGAGCGGCCTAAAATACTAAACATTTAACATCCATTATCCTCTCTAACAACGGTTTTTTGGATCAAATGATAATAAGGTGAAAACTCACTGATATTTATGCTCTAAGTTCTATTTTGTAAAGAACGGTCTAAAATGCTAAACATCCATTATCCTCTGACAACAgcttctttgatcaaatgataatACAGTGAAAACTCACCGATATTTATACTCTAAGTTCTATTTTGTTTGGTGTCATACACCCGTCTTGACTTTTGTGTGTATAAATATCTCATCTCATTAGATGTTAGTGACTCTTTTAATTATGATCCTGAGCTGAAATTAATCTTATAAAATTCCATTATATTACAtagaaatttcaaatttagtAAAACTAATAAGATTTGAGAAAAGAATGGAACTAATTGTGACAGATTCTGATTCAATCTTGAGACTGACATGAGGTATAAAGAACATGAAAACCTTCACTAAATTTACATTACTTTCATCTATTGACAgactaaagaaaaagaaaaaaaaactcttgTAGAAAAAGACATAACAATCATAAAAGTTACAACTCAATAAATCACTTTAAAGTGAATAACAAGAAAATTAACTATGATACTAATTTACACAAATGCTATATTTCACACAAAAATCTAAACTAATCTAATCTAGAATCACTGACCAATAAAGATTCAAATCCATGTTCATAGCTTGAGAGATAAATCAAGATGTTTCTTCTTCATTTCTTCTTGATTCATATGAGTCTTCAAACTTGTTCCACCACTCACAAAATATCCATTAATTTCTTTACTAGCTGCAGAATTCTTCATAGTATCCACCACTTCAAATCTTCCAACACTTCCTCTTGATGATGATAATGCTGATGATGATGTTGACCaaccatgatgatgatgatgatgatgatgtccaTAAGAGTTTCCAAATCCATTAGAAGGCTTTTGAATCATGGAGTGTGCTTGAATTCCAAGAGCACCATAAAGAGGCAAAGAAGCCATGTTTGAATAGCTTTGTTTGTTATGCATAATTGGAAATCCAAAAGCAGAAGCAGAAGCTATAATCTGTGTTCCAAATCTTTGTCCTCTTTTTGCTATGGATCTCTCTCTTTTGTGAGCATTTTGGTGTCCACCTAATGCTTGTGAACTATAGAATTTTCTATGACAATAGTTACAAGAAAAAACTCTTTGTTCCACCTCAACAAGGTTATTCTTGTTTTCTAATGATGAATCATTAGCAACACCTAAAGAAGTTATAAGATTGAGTTCTATTGCTTCTTCAAGAACAAAATCATCATTGGTTGatacatttaaatcaaataatgaaaCATCTACCTTTGTGATTTTGATATCTTCTTCAAGATCAATAGATTGTTGTTTCTTCTTTTCATGTTGATTTTGTGATGGTGTGGTTGGACTTTGAGGAAGTTCTTGAGAAGAGAAGATGCATGGTTCCTTTCTTAGTCTTTCCATTTTGAAGATAATAATTCCTTAACCCTTTGTTGGTATGTTTAAGGAATTTTTGAGTTGTTGATTCTTTGACAAACACCTTAAATGGATAAAAAGTAGGAGTGGATTTTTAGAGGCAGACAAAAGTTGAGTTCCAATTATTATCCTACACATGGATATGGAATAAGTAACTGAACAAAGTATTATAAGGTTCAAGTGTTTAAGTTGTCAAAATAGTAAAATATTGTTTGTTTCCACTCATTGAAATATGCCTATGGCCTATAGGCTATAATATATTGTCatcatgatattttttaaaaatttaccaGCAAAATACTCGTGTATTTTATGAaatcaatattataaaatatactaGTATTTTTGTCAAATACTAATTTGTTTTTATAGGTGAAGATCCGTAAAAATATCGGCTTTATTAGGGTATATTTGGATTGGGTTGAATTGAGTTAGGCCAAATCTGTTATCTAATCGGTTCAAATTTTAATGAATTGTAGTTTTTGTCCAATTCGTCGCTAATAAAACTGAAAAGGATAAAGCTGATCATTTATGAGTTTGATTGAATTGAGTTTGCATgttgtaaataaaaaattaataatatatatatttttaattttaaaaattataacacCAATCAATAAAAATACACTTAAATGTGAAGAAACACATCATATAAGTTCTAAAAAATTCATCAATATGTCATAACACTTGATAATAGTAACAAATTTCACAAAACACTTCATTCTCGTGAAGTATTCTCAAACACACACTATGTATGTAACAtgttttactttaaaatttttaaaaaatcctaACATCCGATTAGAGTCTAGTGTAGCATTTGTCTTTAAATATCATTGATGAGAGATAGGGACTTAACTCAATATTTGTTCTTGTTGTGTGCCACGTGGACCTAATCTTGGACCTCCTCTTAAATCACATCACTAATTCCTAACATGCTCTCCGAAAAAGGAGTCATTGTTGCAAAATAACTTGGTTTGTTTCTTCATAACTCATGCACATTATGAAATaacatatataattttaatttgacACATATACGAAATGATAATACCTCTTATAAATTCATGCAAATATTTGTGAGAATTAAGACTTTGAATCTTAGTTCCAATGTCTAACCTAACAATATCAACTTTTACTAGTTTATCTATATGTGAACTAACTATTATTAGACTAAATTACTATcatttgtttaaacataaaaaagCATGTATAATGTGATATGCTTTTCATACTGCATGGACAATAAGGTACCGTTTGAAGTTTGGCTTTCGGCAGTAGAAAATAGACGGTTCCATGTTCACGCGCGTCTTAAAAGTACCTTAACTAATCATGTATGTAACAGACAAAACAAAATGTGTAGACCATAACCACACCCAACAAACAAACTCTTCTATATTCAGTACTTGAAACTAAGCTCGCAAtgtctcatgttcttctgatatTCCTTGTCCTTTTgcgtctcttttttcttttttccaagAATTTTTTTGCTTTACACACTTGTATTGTATGCTCCACCCTCTTCACATGGACTCAGATATTGCCTACAAAAAATATATGCTATTACAAAcactatattataatttttattttattatttcttaacATAATATTATATCAAACCTACAATTAAATATTCTTTCAACTACCAAAGTATTGTAAGTTTGGACTCTCAATCCTATCATCAAAGATTCTTTCAACTACCAAATCAGCTGCTTTAACAAACTTTAATCTTAGTATTTAATAAATATCAAATCTTTCTTATAAATacctaattttctttttaattaagtGCCGACATAACTTTGATTCTCTTGCAACCAATTAATGATGGTACATGCTCGAGTTTCTTCTTCCTATATTTCCAACATAATATTCTAGTTATCTTGCAACCAAttaatgaagcacaaattaaAATTATTCCACATATAATAAATAATCATAAAGAGAATTCTTATGTGAAGTGTCCCATAATGGCAAAAGAGACAAATGGCCGACACATAAAAGAGAAAACTGATGTGGAGTTCCTCTAATGTCTTTGATAGTGTATTTCGTGTTAATTTGcattattagtattaattatgATTAACAAGATCAAATCATCTAGTTTAAAGTATTGAATTAGGTATATAACCTTGGCTTTTGCATATATAATATTACTAATTATTGTTACCGTATTCACAAGTCACTTTTGACAACTTTGTTTAACAAAAGTCCTAACCCCACCTTAAAAGGGCCATGATTGAGTTTAGGAATTTAAAGTGGTTTATTCCATTAAGAAAACAACTTAATCACTTCATCTTAGTAAATTGTTAACTGTCTAATCAATGTATGCAACCAAATCTCTTTAAGAGATCTCATTGTCTTTCCAATTTGGTCCACATTTGAAAACTAGAAATGATGTTTGTGACATGATCAATTAAATTGATCAAGTCAAATAAAGTGTCAAATCTATTTTATTTGTGTT from Vicia villosa cultivar HV-30 ecotype Madison, WI linkage group LG4, Vvil1.0, whole genome shotgun sequence encodes the following:
- the LOC131600485 gene encoding zinc finger protein 3-like — encoded protein: MERLRKEPCIFSSQELPQSPTTPSQNQHEKKKQQSIDLEEDIKITKVDVSLFDLNVSTNDDFVLEEAIELNLITSLGVANDSSLENKNNLVEVEQRVFSCNYCHRKFYSSQALGGHQNAHKRERSIAKRGQRFGTQIIASASAFGFPIMHNKQSYSNMASLPLYGALGIQAHSMIQKPSNGFGNSYGHHHHHHHHGWSTSSSALSSSRGSVGRFEVVDTMKNSAASKEINGYFVSGGTSLKTHMNQEEMKKKHLDLSLKL